In Rosa chinensis cultivar Old Blush chromosome 1, RchiOBHm-V2, whole genome shotgun sequence, a genomic segment contains:
- the LOC112181979 gene encoding cytochrome c oxidase assembly protein COX11, mitochondrial produces MSLSRVCRRAVPLFKSAQHLPLESRCIPNYNLNGGSTVYQRHFGHDNRWRPKLGSFNKCGHHQPFAAQSLLRIQQLYSTQASTQEKSRKMLVYLTGLVFAMVAASYAAVPLYRRFCQATGYGGTIQRRESVEQKIARHAKDGTVTTREIVVQFNADVADGMQWKFTPTQREVRVKPGESALAFYTAENRSSTPIVGVSTYNVTPMKAAVYFNKIQCFCFEEQRLLPGEQIDMPVFFYIDPEFETDPRMDGINNIILSYTFFKVSEE; encoded by the coding sequence ATGTCATTATCACGGGTTTGTAGAAGAGCTGTTCCCCTGTTCAAGAGCGCACAACATTTACCTCTAGAGTCTAGATGCATACCCAATTATAATTTAAATGGCGGTAGTACTGTATACCAGAGGCATTTTGGCCATGATAATAGGTGGCGCCCCAAGTTAGGTTCATTTAACAAATGTGGTCATCATCAACCCTTTGCTGCTCAATCTCTGTTGAGAATCCAGCAACTCTATTCTACTCAGGCTTCCACACAAGAGAAATCACGCAAGATGCTAGTGTACCTTACGGGTTTGGTTTTTGCAATGGTTGCAGCCAGTTATGCAGCAGTTCCTCTCTATAGAAGATTCTGCCAAGCTACTGGGTATGGTGGCACTATCCAACGCCGTGAGAGTGTTGAACAGAAGATTGCCCGACATGCTAAGGACGGCACGGTCACCACAAGAGAGATTGTGGTGCAATTCAATGCTGATGTGGCCGATGGAATGCAATGGAAGTTCACTCCTACCCAAAGAGAGGTAAGGGTCAAACCTGGTGAAAGTGCACTTGCTTTTTATACCGCTGAAAATCGAAGTTCAACTCCAATAGTTGGTGTCTCTACATACAATGTTACCCCAATGAAGGCTGCAGTTTACTTCAATAAAATACAGTGCTTTTGCTTTGAGGAGCAGCGCCTTCTTCCTGGGGAGCAGATTGATATGCCTGTGTTCTTTTATATCGACCCTGAGTTTGAAACAGATCCAAGAATGGATGGTATCAATAACATAATTTTGTCCTATACCTTTTTCAAGGTTTCAGAGGAATAA